The following coding sequences are from one Heptranchias perlo isolate sHepPer1 chromosome 13, sHepPer1.hap1, whole genome shotgun sequence window:
- the LOC137331465 gene encoding carboxypeptidase N subunit 2 isoform X2, translating to MTHVHCLSFLFFTHLCGFAISLSECEFSQEILVCNDETVTEIPVTIPSNVTRMLFVKTNVSTIRSGVFKNYPASLTRLEFMNNLLSTIEIGALDALTNLTQLEITGSPLETLRVGIFDNLPQLINLYLSTNRINNLERGLFDKLLNLDELRLFANQINTLPDQIFDKLTQLTKLHLANNQISNLSREIFEKLSKLKILRLHENQITDLPEGIFDNLPELTELSLAKNNVKHLPSGIFSKLEKLEKLYLEKNSIIELPDGLLHNLKKLTRLKLESNKLSRLPASLFGLMPTLIELSLAQNNLSTIPDDVFSKLPNLTKLILSKNQITLLPKKAFSGLEKLNDLHLQENKLNALDRDIFKNLPKLKKLNLAKNQLSNVPDGIFDNLRTLASSGLNLQDNPLVCDCQLLYFRNWMASHSSRVKSYSKMLCHSPIDVAGQMIWSLKKEKFICLTTSVQITTPEISTSTMTILISSAISTVTTEQTTIPQVSTAVTIISTAISTDTTELTTEQLTTTEMSTSTMTTWVSTPIAIITTEHISTPVVPTSFMTTSAALTTLTTEQTTTPEISTSAPEISTSAPEISTSAPEISTSAPEISTSAPEMSTSAPEMSTSAPEMSTSAPEMSTSAPEMSTSAPEMSTSAPEMSTSAPEMSTSAPEMSTSAPEMSTSAPEMSTSAPEMSTSAPEMSTSAPEMSTSAPEMSTSAPEMSTSAPEMSTSAPEMSTSAPEMSTSAPEISTSAPEMSTSAPEISTSAPEITPSNLSTSATHMEEEVEAEEEEQPMDRIAAHLAAHEAEVSLIYERFS from the exons ATGACTCACGTACATTGCTTGAGCTTTCTATTTTTTACACACTTGTGTGGTTTTGCCATTTCCCTTTCTGAATGTGAGTTTAGTCAAGAAATCTTGGTTTGCAATGATGAGACCGTGACAGAAATTCCAGTGACGATACCATCTAATGTAACTCGGATGCTTTTTGTTAAAACTAATGTTTCTACAATACGATCAGGAGTCTTTAAGAATTATCCTGCATCACTGACGAGGCTTGAATTTATGAATAATTTATTAAGTACAATAGAAATTGGGGCCCTGGATGCTCTCACTAATCTCACACAGCTGGAGATAACAGGTAGCCCATTGGAAACATTGAGAGTTGGAATTTTTGACAACCTTCCACAACTGATAAATCTTTACCTGTCAACTAACAGGATCAATAACCTAGAGAGGGGATTATTTGATAAACTTCTCAATTTAGATGAACTGCGGTTGTTTGCTAATCAGATAAATACACTTCCTGATCAGATATTTGACAAACTTACACAACTTACAAAACTGCACTTGGCAAACAATCAGATAAGCAATCTTTCTCGGGAAATATTTGaaaaactttctaaactcaaaatCCTCAGACTTCATGAAAATCAGATTACTGATCTCCCGGAAGGTATTTTTGATAATCTCCCAGAATTAACTGAGCTATCTTTGGCAAAGAACAACGTTAAGCATCTTCCATCTGGAATTTTTTCCAAACTCGAAAAATTAGAAAAGTTGTATTTGGAAAAAAACTCCATAATCGAGCTTCCGGATGGACTTTTACACAATTTGAAAAAATTAACTCGATTGAAGCTGGAGTCTAACAAGCTCTCAAGACTTCCTGCTAGTTTATTTGGATTAATGCCGACCCTCATTGAACTTTCACTGGCTCAAAACAATCTCTCCACTATTCCTGATGATGTATTCAGTAAACTGCCGAATCTGACAAAACTGATATTGAGCAAGAACCAGATTACTCTTCTTCCGAAGAAAGCTTTCAGTGGCCTTGAGAAGTTGAATGATCTTCACCTGCAAGAAAATAAACTTAATGCCTTAGAcagagacatttttaaaaatttacccaAGTTGAAAAAGCTTAATCTTGCCAAAAACCAGTTGTCTAATGTTCCTGATGGAATATTTGATAATTTGAGAACTCTGGCTTCATCAGGTCTCAATCTGCAGGATAATCCTTTGGTGTGtgactgtcaattactgtacttCAGAAATTGGATGGCGTCTCATTCAAGCAGAGTAAAATCATACAGTAAGATGCTGTGTCACAGTCCCATTGATGTAGCTGGGCAGATGATTTGgtctttaaagaaagaaaaatttatCTGCTTAACCACATCAGTGCAGATCACCACTCCAGAAATTTCAACTTCTACTATGACCATATTGATATCCAGTGCTATTAGCACAGTTACAACAGAACAGACTACCATTCCACAAGTTTCAACTGCGGTGACTATCATTTCAACTGCTATTAGCACAGATACAACAGAATTAACCACagagcagctcaccaccacagaAATGTCAACTTCTACTATGACCACTTGGGTATCTACTCCTATCGCCATAATAACAACAGAGCACATCAGCACTCCAGTGGTTCCAACTTCTTTCATGACCACATCAGCGGCTCTTACGACACTTACAACAGAACAGACCACCACTCCAGAAATTTCAACCTCAGCTCCAGAAATTTCAACCTCAGCTCCAGAAATTTCAACCTCTGCTCCAGAAATTTCAACCTCTGCTCCAGAAATTTCAACCTCTGCTCCAGAAATGTCAACCTCTGCTCCAGAAATGTCAACCTCTGCTCCAGAAATGTCAACCTCTGCTCCAGAAATGTCAACCTCTGCTCCAGAAATGTCAACCTCTGCTCCAGAAATGTCAACCTCTGCTCCAGAAATGTCAACCTCTGCTCCAGAAATGTCAACCTCTGCTCCAGAAATGTCAACCTCTGCTCCAGAAATGTCAACCTCTGCTCCAGAAATGTCAACCTCTGCTCCAGAAATGTCAACCTCTGCTCCAGAAATGTCAACCTCTGCTCCAGAAATGTCAACCTCTGCTCCAGAAATGTCAACCTCTGCTCCAGAAATGTCAACCTCTGCTCCAGAAATGTCAACCTCTGCTCCAGAAATGTCAACCTCTGCTCCAGAAATGTCAACCTCTGCTCCAGAAATTTCAACCTCTGCTCCAGAAATGTCAACCTCTGCTCCAGAAATTTCAACTTCTGCTCCAGAAATT accccttcAAActtatccacatctgccacccatatggaggaggaggtggaggcagaggaggaggagcaacccatggacagaatagcggctcacctggctgctcatgaggccgaggtgtcactgatatatgaacggttctcctaa
- the LOC137331465 gene encoding carboxypeptidase N subunit 2 isoform X4 has translation MTHVHCLSFLFFTHLCGFAISLSECEFSQEILVCNDETVTEIPVTIPSNVTRMLFVKTNVSTIRSGVFKNYPASLTRLEFMNNLLSTIEIGALDALTNLTQLEITGSPLETLRVGIFDNLPQLINLYLSTNRINNLERGLFDKLLNLDELRLFANQINTLPDQIFDKLTQLTKLHLANNQISNLSREIFEKLSKLKILRLHENQITDLPEGIFDNLPELTELSLAKNNVKHLPSGIFSKLEKLEKLYLEKNSIIELPDGLLHNLKKLTRLKLESNKLSRLPASLFGLMPTLIELSLAQNNLSTIPDDVFSKLPNLTKLILSKNQITLLPKKAFSGLEKLNDLHLQENKLNALDRDIFKNLPKLKKLNLAKNQLSNVPDGIFDNLRTLASSGLNLQDNPLVCDCQLLYFRNWMASHSSRVKSYSKMLCHSPIDVAGQMIWSLKKEKFICLTTSVQITTPEISTSTMTILISSAISTVTTEQTTIPQVSTAVTIISTAISTDTTELTTEQLTTTEMSTSTMTTWVSTPIAIITTEHISTPVVPTSFMTTSAALTTLTTEQTTTPEISTSAPEISTSAPEISTSAPEISTSAPEISTSAPEMSTSAPEMSTSAPEMSTSAPEMSTSAPEMSTSAPEMSTSAPEMSTSAPEMSTSAPEMSTSAPEMSTSAPEMSTSAPEMSTSAPEMSTSAPEMSTSAPEMSTSAPEMSTSAPEMSTSAPEMSTSAPEMSTSAPEISTSAPEMSTSAPEISTSAPEIAKKPKA, from the exons ATGACTCACGTACATTGCTTGAGCTTTCTATTTTTTACACACTTGTGTGGTTTTGCCATTTCCCTTTCTGAATGTGAGTTTAGTCAAGAAATCTTGGTTTGCAATGATGAGACCGTGACAGAAATTCCAGTGACGATACCATCTAATGTAACTCGGATGCTTTTTGTTAAAACTAATGTTTCTACAATACGATCAGGAGTCTTTAAGAATTATCCTGCATCACTGACGAGGCTTGAATTTATGAATAATTTATTAAGTACAATAGAAATTGGGGCCCTGGATGCTCTCACTAATCTCACACAGCTGGAGATAACAGGTAGCCCATTGGAAACATTGAGAGTTGGAATTTTTGACAACCTTCCACAACTGATAAATCTTTACCTGTCAACTAACAGGATCAATAACCTAGAGAGGGGATTATTTGATAAACTTCTCAATTTAGATGAACTGCGGTTGTTTGCTAATCAGATAAATACACTTCCTGATCAGATATTTGACAAACTTACACAACTTACAAAACTGCACTTGGCAAACAATCAGATAAGCAATCTTTCTCGGGAAATATTTGaaaaactttctaaactcaaaatCCTCAGACTTCATGAAAATCAGATTACTGATCTCCCGGAAGGTATTTTTGATAATCTCCCAGAATTAACTGAGCTATCTTTGGCAAAGAACAACGTTAAGCATCTTCCATCTGGAATTTTTTCCAAACTCGAAAAATTAGAAAAGTTGTATTTGGAAAAAAACTCCATAATCGAGCTTCCGGATGGACTTTTACACAATTTGAAAAAATTAACTCGATTGAAGCTGGAGTCTAACAAGCTCTCAAGACTTCCTGCTAGTTTATTTGGATTAATGCCGACCCTCATTGAACTTTCACTGGCTCAAAACAATCTCTCCACTATTCCTGATGATGTATTCAGTAAACTGCCGAATCTGACAAAACTGATATTGAGCAAGAACCAGATTACTCTTCTTCCGAAGAAAGCTTTCAGTGGCCTTGAGAAGTTGAATGATCTTCACCTGCAAGAAAATAAACTTAATGCCTTAGAcagagacatttttaaaaatttacccaAGTTGAAAAAGCTTAATCTTGCCAAAAACCAGTTGTCTAATGTTCCTGATGGAATATTTGATAATTTGAGAACTCTGGCTTCATCAGGTCTCAATCTGCAGGATAATCCTTTGGTGTGtgactgtcaattactgtacttCAGAAATTGGATGGCGTCTCATTCAAGCAGAGTAAAATCATACAGTAAGATGCTGTGTCACAGTCCCATTGATGTAGCTGGGCAGATGATTTGgtctttaaagaaagaaaaatttatCTGCTTAACCACATCAGTGCAGATCACCACTCCAGAAATTTCAACTTCTACTATGACCATATTGATATCCAGTGCTATTAGCACAGTTACAACAGAACAGACTACCATTCCACAAGTTTCAACTGCGGTGACTATCATTTCAACTGCTATTAGCACAGATACAACAGAATTAACCACagagcagctcaccaccacagaAATGTCAACTTCTACTATGACCACTTGGGTATCTACTCCTATCGCCATAATAACAACAGAGCACATCAGCACTCCAGTGGTTCCAACTTCTTTCATGACCACATCAGCGGCTCTTACGACACTTACAACAGAACAGACCACCACTCCAGAAATTTCAACCTCAGCTCCAGAAATTTCAACCTCAGCTCCAGAAATTTCAACCTCTGCTCCAGAAATTTCAACCTCTGCTCCAGAAATTTCAACCTCTGCTCCAGAAATGTCAACCTCTGCTCCAGAAATGTCAACCTCTGCTCCAGAAATGTCAACCTCTGCTCCAGAAATGTCAACCTCTGCTCCAGAAATGTCAACCTCTGCTCCAGAAATGTCAACCTCTGCTCCAGAAATGTCAACCTCTGCTCCAGAAATGTCAACCTCTGCTCCAGAAATGTCAACCTCTGCTCCAGAAATGTCAACCTCTGCTCCAGAAATGTCAACCTCTGCTCCAGAAATGTCAACCTCTGCTCCAGAAATGTCAACCTCTGCTCCAGAAATGTCAACCTCTGCTCCAGAAATGTCAACCTCTGCTCCAGAAATGTCAACCTCTGCTCCAGAAATGTCAACCTCTGCTCCAGAAATGTCAACCTCTGCTCCAGAAATGTCAACCTCTGCTCCAGAAATTTCAACCTCTGCTCCAGAAATGTCAACCTCTGCTCCAGAAATTTCAACTTCTGCTCCAGAAATT GCTAAAAAGCCCAAGGCCTAG
- the LOC137331465 gene encoding leucine-rich repeat-containing protein 15 isoform X1 codes for MTHVHCLSFLFFTHLCGFAISLSECEFSQEILVCNDETVTEIPVTIPSNVTRMLFVKTNVSTIRSGVFKNYPASLTRLEFMNNLLSTIEIGALDALTNLTQLEITGSPLETLRVGIFDNLPQLINLYLSTNRINNLERGLFDKLLNLDELRLFANQINTLPDQIFDKLTQLTKLHLANNQISNLSREIFEKLSKLKILRLHENQITDLPEGIFDNLPELTELSLAKNNVKHLPSGIFSKLEKLEKLYLEKNSIIELPDGLLHNLKKLTRLKLESNKLSRLPASLFGLMPTLIELSLAQNNLSTIPDDVFSKLPNLTKLILSKNQITLLPKKAFSGLEKLNDLHLQENKLNALDRDIFKNLPKLKKLNLAKNQLSNVPDGIFDNLRTLASSGLNLQDNPLVCDCQLLYFRNWMASHSSRVKSYSKMLCHSPIDVAGQMIWSLKKEKFICLTTSVQITTPEISTSTMTILISSAISTVTTEQTTIPQVSTAVTIISTAISTDTTELTTEQLTTTEMSTSTMTTWVSTPIAIITTEHISTPVVPTSFMTTSAALTTLTTEQTTTPEISTSAPEISTSAPEISTSAPEISTSAPEISTSAPEMSTSAPEMSTSAPEMSTSAPEMSTSAPEMSTSAPEMSTSAPEMSTSAPEMSTSAPEMSTSAPEMSTSAPEMSTSAPEMSTSAPEMSTSAPEMSTSAPEMSTSAPEMSTSAPEMSTSAPEMSTSAPEMSTSAPEISTSAPEMSTSAPEISTSAPEIVSTATTKILTTTNITSKQTLPFVPPIPWSSTVPWTTPLEARTTQEMESPTNPIFDTMNYSTSIPQIDTSTTFTLIILTTYTPKRQSDKESIQARTTSNPVFITTSSEINAIPSSSVGEAMASHGRGNCRLLAQLYLVLLLLQIIFTTTILRFVCSIYNSSFYGKKKQSSIKLIKFSRR; via the coding sequence ATGACTCACGTACATTGCTTGAGCTTTCTATTTTTTACACACTTGTGTGGTTTTGCCATTTCCCTTTCTGAATGTGAGTTTAGTCAAGAAATCTTGGTTTGCAATGATGAGACCGTGACAGAAATTCCAGTGACGATACCATCTAATGTAACTCGGATGCTTTTTGTTAAAACTAATGTTTCTACAATACGATCAGGAGTCTTTAAGAATTATCCTGCATCACTGACGAGGCTTGAATTTATGAATAATTTATTAAGTACAATAGAAATTGGGGCCCTGGATGCTCTCACTAATCTCACACAGCTGGAGATAACAGGTAGCCCATTGGAAACATTGAGAGTTGGAATTTTTGACAACCTTCCACAACTGATAAATCTTTACCTGTCAACTAACAGGATCAATAACCTAGAGAGGGGATTATTTGATAAACTTCTCAATTTAGATGAACTGCGGTTGTTTGCTAATCAGATAAATACACTTCCTGATCAGATATTTGACAAACTTACACAACTTACAAAACTGCACTTGGCAAACAATCAGATAAGCAATCTTTCTCGGGAAATATTTGaaaaactttctaaactcaaaatCCTCAGACTTCATGAAAATCAGATTACTGATCTCCCGGAAGGTATTTTTGATAATCTCCCAGAATTAACTGAGCTATCTTTGGCAAAGAACAACGTTAAGCATCTTCCATCTGGAATTTTTTCCAAACTCGAAAAATTAGAAAAGTTGTATTTGGAAAAAAACTCCATAATCGAGCTTCCGGATGGACTTTTACACAATTTGAAAAAATTAACTCGATTGAAGCTGGAGTCTAACAAGCTCTCAAGACTTCCTGCTAGTTTATTTGGATTAATGCCGACCCTCATTGAACTTTCACTGGCTCAAAACAATCTCTCCACTATTCCTGATGATGTATTCAGTAAACTGCCGAATCTGACAAAACTGATATTGAGCAAGAACCAGATTACTCTTCTTCCGAAGAAAGCTTTCAGTGGCCTTGAGAAGTTGAATGATCTTCACCTGCAAGAAAATAAACTTAATGCCTTAGAcagagacatttttaaaaatttacccaAGTTGAAAAAGCTTAATCTTGCCAAAAACCAGTTGTCTAATGTTCCTGATGGAATATTTGATAATTTGAGAACTCTGGCTTCATCAGGTCTCAATCTGCAGGATAATCCTTTGGTGTGtgactgtcaattactgtacttCAGAAATTGGATGGCGTCTCATTCAAGCAGAGTAAAATCATACAGTAAGATGCTGTGTCACAGTCCCATTGATGTAGCTGGGCAGATGATTTGgtctttaaagaaagaaaaatttatCTGCTTAACCACATCAGTGCAGATCACCACTCCAGAAATTTCAACTTCTACTATGACCATATTGATATCCAGTGCTATTAGCACAGTTACAACAGAACAGACTACCATTCCACAAGTTTCAACTGCGGTGACTATCATTTCAACTGCTATTAGCACAGATACAACAGAATTAACCACagagcagctcaccaccacagaAATGTCAACTTCTACTATGACCACTTGGGTATCTACTCCTATCGCCATAATAACAACAGAGCACATCAGCACTCCAGTGGTTCCAACTTCTTTCATGACCACATCAGCGGCTCTTACGACACTTACAACAGAACAGACCACCACTCCAGAAATTTCAACCTCAGCTCCAGAAATTTCAACCTCAGCTCCAGAAATTTCAACCTCTGCTCCAGAAATTTCAACCTCTGCTCCAGAAATTTCAACCTCTGCTCCAGAAATGTCAACCTCTGCTCCAGAAATGTCAACCTCTGCTCCAGAAATGTCAACCTCTGCTCCAGAAATGTCAACCTCTGCTCCAGAAATGTCAACCTCTGCTCCAGAAATGTCAACCTCTGCTCCAGAAATGTCAACCTCTGCTCCAGAAATGTCAACCTCTGCTCCAGAAATGTCAACCTCTGCTCCAGAAATGTCAACCTCTGCTCCAGAAATGTCAACCTCTGCTCCAGAAATGTCAACCTCTGCTCCAGAAATGTCAACCTCTGCTCCAGAAATGTCAACCTCTGCTCCAGAAATGTCAACCTCTGCTCCAGAAATGTCAACCTCTGCTCCAGAAATGTCAACCTCTGCTCCAGAAATGTCAACCTCTGCTCCAGAAATGTCAACCTCTGCTCCAGAAATTTCAACCTCTGCTCCAGAAATGTCAACCTCTGCTCCAGAAATTTCAACTTCTGCTCCAGAAATTGTGAGTACAGCAACAACAAAGATTTTAACAACTACCAACATAACATCCAAGCAAACATTACCTTTTGTGCCTCCTATACCTTGGTCATCCACGGTGCCCTGGACCACACCACTGGAGGCTAGGACAACACAGGAAATGGAATCACCCACCAACCCAATTTTCGATACAATGAATTACTCTACATCAATTCCACAGATAGATACATCTACCACTTTCACTCTAATAATTCTTACTACATACACTCCAAAAAGACAAAGTGACAAAGAATCAATTCAGGCAAGAACCACCTCTAATCCAGTATTCATTACCACATCTAGTGAGATAAATGCAATCCCATCATCTTCTGTAGGAGAAGCAATGGCTTCTCATGGCAGGGGAAACTGTAGGTTATTAGCACAATTATATTTAGTACTACTACTGCTCCAAATAATCTTCACAACCACAATTCTGCGGTTTGTATGCAGCATTTACAATTCATCTTTTTATGGGAAGAAAAAGCAGTCCTCGATTAAATTAATTAAGTTTTCGAGAAGATAA
- the LOC137331465 gene encoding carboxypeptidase N subunit 2 isoform X3 encodes MTHVHCLSFLFFTHLCGFAISLSECEFSQEILVCNDETVTEIPVTIPSNVTRMLFVKTNVSTIRSGVFKNYPASLTRLEFMNNLLSTIEIGALDALTNLTQLEITGSPLETLRVGIFDNLPQLINLYLSTNRINNLERGLFDKLLNLDELRLFANQINTLPDQIFDKLTQLTKLHLANNQISNLSREIFEKLSKLKILRLHENQITDLPEGIFDNLPELTELSLAKNNVKHLPSGIFSKLEKLEKLYLEKNSIIELPDGLLHNLKKLTRLKLESNKLSRLPASLFGLMPTLIELSLAQNNLSTIPDDVFSKLPNLTKLILSKNQITLLPKKAFSGLEKLNDLHLQENKLNALDRDIFKNLPKLKKLNLAKNQLSNVPDGIFDNLRTLASSGLNLQDNPLVCDCQLLYFRNWMASHSSRVKSYSKMLCHSPIDVAGQMIWSLKKEKFICLTTSVQITTPEISTSTMTILISSAISTVTTEQTTIPQVSTAVTIISTAISTDTTELTTEQLTTTEMSTSTMTTWVSTPIAIITTEHISTPVVPTSFMTTSAALTTLTTEQTTTPEISTSAPEISTSAPEISTSAPEISTSAPEISTSAPEMSTSAPEMSTSAPEMSTSAPEMSTSAPEMSTSAPEMSTSAPEMSTSAPEMSTSAPEMSTSAPEMSTSAPEMSTSAPEMSTSAPEMSTSAPEMSTSAPEMSTSAPEMSTSAPEMSTSAPEMSTSAPEMSTSAPEISTSAPEMSTSAPEISTSAPEIIRLWSSSLIGGG; translated from the exons ATGACTCACGTACATTGCTTGAGCTTTCTATTTTTTACACACTTGTGTGGTTTTGCCATTTCCCTTTCTGAATGTGAGTTTAGTCAAGAAATCTTGGTTTGCAATGATGAGACCGTGACAGAAATTCCAGTGACGATACCATCTAATGTAACTCGGATGCTTTTTGTTAAAACTAATGTTTCTACAATACGATCAGGAGTCTTTAAGAATTATCCTGCATCACTGACGAGGCTTGAATTTATGAATAATTTATTAAGTACAATAGAAATTGGGGCCCTGGATGCTCTCACTAATCTCACACAGCTGGAGATAACAGGTAGCCCATTGGAAACATTGAGAGTTGGAATTTTTGACAACCTTCCACAACTGATAAATCTTTACCTGTCAACTAACAGGATCAATAACCTAGAGAGGGGATTATTTGATAAACTTCTCAATTTAGATGAACTGCGGTTGTTTGCTAATCAGATAAATACACTTCCTGATCAGATATTTGACAAACTTACACAACTTACAAAACTGCACTTGGCAAACAATCAGATAAGCAATCTTTCTCGGGAAATATTTGaaaaactttctaaactcaaaatCCTCAGACTTCATGAAAATCAGATTACTGATCTCCCGGAAGGTATTTTTGATAATCTCCCAGAATTAACTGAGCTATCTTTGGCAAAGAACAACGTTAAGCATCTTCCATCTGGAATTTTTTCCAAACTCGAAAAATTAGAAAAGTTGTATTTGGAAAAAAACTCCATAATCGAGCTTCCGGATGGACTTTTACACAATTTGAAAAAATTAACTCGATTGAAGCTGGAGTCTAACAAGCTCTCAAGACTTCCTGCTAGTTTATTTGGATTAATGCCGACCCTCATTGAACTTTCACTGGCTCAAAACAATCTCTCCACTATTCCTGATGATGTATTCAGTAAACTGCCGAATCTGACAAAACTGATATTGAGCAAGAACCAGATTACTCTTCTTCCGAAGAAAGCTTTCAGTGGCCTTGAGAAGTTGAATGATCTTCACCTGCAAGAAAATAAACTTAATGCCTTAGAcagagacatttttaaaaatttacccaAGTTGAAAAAGCTTAATCTTGCCAAAAACCAGTTGTCTAATGTTCCTGATGGAATATTTGATAATTTGAGAACTCTGGCTTCATCAGGTCTCAATCTGCAGGATAATCCTTTGGTGTGtgactgtcaattactgtacttCAGAAATTGGATGGCGTCTCATTCAAGCAGAGTAAAATCATACAGTAAGATGCTGTGTCACAGTCCCATTGATGTAGCTGGGCAGATGATTTGgtctttaaagaaagaaaaatttatCTGCTTAACCACATCAGTGCAGATCACCACTCCAGAAATTTCAACTTCTACTATGACCATATTGATATCCAGTGCTATTAGCACAGTTACAACAGAACAGACTACCATTCCACAAGTTTCAACTGCGGTGACTATCATTTCAACTGCTATTAGCACAGATACAACAGAATTAACCACagagcagctcaccaccacagaAATGTCAACTTCTACTATGACCACTTGGGTATCTACTCCTATCGCCATAATAACAACAGAGCACATCAGCACTCCAGTGGTTCCAACTTCTTTCATGACCACATCAGCGGCTCTTACGACACTTACAACAGAACAGACCACCACTCCAGAAATTTCAACCTCAGCTCCAGAAATTTCAACCTCAGCTCCAGAAATTTCAACCTCTGCTCCAGAAATTTCAACCTCTGCTCCAGAAATTTCAACCTCTGCTCCAGAAATGTCAACCTCTGCTCCAGAAATGTCAACCTCTGCTCCAGAAATGTCAACCTCTGCTCCAGAAATGTCAACCTCTGCTCCAGAAATGTCAACCTCTGCTCCAGAAATGTCAACCTCTGCTCCAGAAATGTCAACCTCTGCTCCAGAAATGTCAACCTCTGCTCCAGAAATGTCAACCTCTGCTCCAGAAATGTCAACCTCTGCTCCAGAAATGTCAACCTCTGCTCCAGAAATGTCAACCTCTGCTCCAGAAATGTCAACCTCTGCTCCAGAAATGTCAACCTCTGCTCCAGAAATGTCAACCTCTGCTCCAGAAATGTCAACCTCTGCTCCAGAAATGTCAACCTCTGCTCCAGAAATGTCAACCTCTGCTCCAGAAATGTCAACCTCTGCTCCAGAAATTTCAACCTCTGCTCCAGAAATGTCAACCTCTGCTCCAGAAATTTCAACTTCTGCTCCAGAAATT ATTCGCTTGTGGAGCAGCTCGCTGATCGGAGGGGGCTGA